Proteins encoded within one genomic window of Camarhynchus parvulus chromosome 14, STF_HiC, whole genome shotgun sequence:
- the SBK1 gene encoding serine/threonine-protein kinase SBK1 isoform X1, with protein MDSFCFVCFQKEELQPLHLHSATMSAGSIEQEPSRKLGCCGVPLITEDMQSLAIRTLSGTDITKHYDLIRELGKGTYGKVDLVSHKSTGTKMALKFVNKSKTKLKNFLREFSITNTLSSSPFIIKVFDVVFETEDCYVFAQEYAPGGDLFDIIPPQVGLPEELVKRCVQQLGLALDYMHSKSLVHRDIKPENVLLFDRDCRRVKLADFGMTRKVGCRVKRISGTIPYTAPEVCQAGRAEGFAVDTSIDVWAFGVLIFCVLTGNFPWEAAVASDAFFEEFVRWQKGRLAGLPSQWRRFTDSALRMFQRLLALDPEKRCPVKEVFYFIKCDLMAEVRCRPSYRSRKHARDKLPAGPHCHEAGGSCTPAPLKRTVLTEGSGAARPEPGAAAPGTAGRTDGRQDKGKGQMVLATAIEICV; from the exons ATGGATTCCTTCTGCTTCGTCTGCTTCCAgaaagaggagctgcagcccctgcacctgcacag CGCAACCATGAGCGCGGGCTCGATTGAGCAGGAGCCGTCGCGCAAGCTGGGCTGCTGCGGGGTGCCCCTGATCACCGAGGACATGCAGTCCCTGGCCATCCGCACCCTCTCGGGCACTGACATCACCAAGCACTACGACCTCATCCGCGAGCTCGGCAAGGGCACCTACGGCAAGGTGGACCTGGTGTCCCACAAAAGCACAG gCACCAAGATGGCCCTGAAGTTCGTCAACAAGAGCAAGACGAAGCTGAAGAACTTCCTGCGGGAATTCAGCATCACCAACAcgctctcctccagccccttcaTCATCAAGGTCTTTGACGTGGTCTTCGAGACCGAGGACTGCTACGTGTTCGCTCAGGAGTACGCCCCCGGCGGGGACCTCTTCGACATCATCCCGCCTCAG GTGGGGCTCCCCGAGGAGCTGGTGAAGCGCTGCgtgcagcagctgggcctgGCCCTCGACTACATGCACAGCAAGAGCCTGGTGCACCGGGACATCAAACCGGAGAACGTGCTGCTCTTCGACCGCGACTGCCGCCGCGTCAAGCTGGCGGATTTCGGCATGACGCGCAAGGTGGGCTGCCGGGTCAAGCGCATCAGCGGCACCATCCCCTACACAGCGCCCGAGGTGTGCCAGGCCGGCCGCGCCGAGGGCTTCGCCGTGGACACCAGCATCGACGTCTGGGCTTTCGGGGTGCTCATCTTCTGCGTGCTCACCGGCAACTTCCCCTGGGAGGCGGCGGTGGCGTCCGACGCCTTCTTCGAGGAGTTTGTGCGGTGGCAGAAGGGGCGGCTGGCGGGGCTGCCCTCGCAGTGGAGGCGCTTCACGGACAGCGCCCTGCGCATGTTCCAGCGCCTGCTGGCCCTCGACCCCGAGAAGCGCTGCCCCGTCAAGGAGGTTTTCTACTTCATCAAGTGCGACCTCATGGCCGAGGTGCGGTGCCGGCCCTCGTACCGCTCCCGCAAGCACGCCAGGGACAAGCTCCCGGCCGGGCCCCACTGCCACGAGGCCGGCGGCTCCTGCACCCCCGCCCCGCTCAAGAGGACCGTCCTGACCGAGGGGAGCGGAGCGGCCCGCCCCGAGCCCGGCGCAGCCGCCCCGGGCACGGCCGGCAGGACAGACGGACGGCAGGACAAGGGCAAGGGGCAGATGGTCCTGGCCACAGCAATAGAGATCTGCGTGTGA
- the SBK1 gene encoding serine/threonine-protein kinase SBK1 isoform X2, whose product MSAGSIEQEPSRKLGCCGVPLITEDMQSLAIRTLSGTDITKHYDLIRELGKGTYGKVDLVSHKSTGTKMALKFVNKSKTKLKNFLREFSITNTLSSSPFIIKVFDVVFETEDCYVFAQEYAPGGDLFDIIPPQVGLPEELVKRCVQQLGLALDYMHSKSLVHRDIKPENVLLFDRDCRRVKLADFGMTRKVGCRVKRISGTIPYTAPEVCQAGRAEGFAVDTSIDVWAFGVLIFCVLTGNFPWEAAVASDAFFEEFVRWQKGRLAGLPSQWRRFTDSALRMFQRLLALDPEKRCPVKEVFYFIKCDLMAEVRCRPSYRSRKHARDKLPAGPHCHEAGGSCTPAPLKRTVLTEGSGAARPEPGAAAPGTAGRTDGRQDKGKGQMVLATAIEICV is encoded by the exons ATGAGCGCGGGCTCGATTGAGCAGGAGCCGTCGCGCAAGCTGGGCTGCTGCGGGGTGCCCCTGATCACCGAGGACATGCAGTCCCTGGCCATCCGCACCCTCTCGGGCACTGACATCACCAAGCACTACGACCTCATCCGCGAGCTCGGCAAGGGCACCTACGGCAAGGTGGACCTGGTGTCCCACAAAAGCACAG gCACCAAGATGGCCCTGAAGTTCGTCAACAAGAGCAAGACGAAGCTGAAGAACTTCCTGCGGGAATTCAGCATCACCAACAcgctctcctccagccccttcaTCATCAAGGTCTTTGACGTGGTCTTCGAGACCGAGGACTGCTACGTGTTCGCTCAGGAGTACGCCCCCGGCGGGGACCTCTTCGACATCATCCCGCCTCAG GTGGGGCTCCCCGAGGAGCTGGTGAAGCGCTGCgtgcagcagctgggcctgGCCCTCGACTACATGCACAGCAAGAGCCTGGTGCACCGGGACATCAAACCGGAGAACGTGCTGCTCTTCGACCGCGACTGCCGCCGCGTCAAGCTGGCGGATTTCGGCATGACGCGCAAGGTGGGCTGCCGGGTCAAGCGCATCAGCGGCACCATCCCCTACACAGCGCCCGAGGTGTGCCAGGCCGGCCGCGCCGAGGGCTTCGCCGTGGACACCAGCATCGACGTCTGGGCTTTCGGGGTGCTCATCTTCTGCGTGCTCACCGGCAACTTCCCCTGGGAGGCGGCGGTGGCGTCCGACGCCTTCTTCGAGGAGTTTGTGCGGTGGCAGAAGGGGCGGCTGGCGGGGCTGCCCTCGCAGTGGAGGCGCTTCACGGACAGCGCCCTGCGCATGTTCCAGCGCCTGCTGGCCCTCGACCCCGAGAAGCGCTGCCCCGTCAAGGAGGTTTTCTACTTCATCAAGTGCGACCTCATGGCCGAGGTGCGGTGCCGGCCCTCGTACCGCTCCCGCAAGCACGCCAGGGACAAGCTCCCGGCCGGGCCCCACTGCCACGAGGCCGGCGGCTCCTGCACCCCCGCCCCGCTCAAGAGGACCGTCCTGACCGAGGGGAGCGGAGCGGCCCGCCCCGAGCCCGGCGCAGCCGCCCCGGGCACGGCCGGCAGGACAGACGGACGGCAGGACAAGGGCAAGGGGCAGATGGTCCTGGCCACAGCAATAGAGATCTGCGTGTGA